The Pseudomonas wenzhouensis genome has a segment encoding these proteins:
- a CDS encoding LysR substrate-binding domain-containing protein, translating into MLDPVLLRSFLTVVQTGGFTRAAASLHLTQSTVSQQVRRLEEQLGAELLDRSGRYVVTTTEGERLLGYANRIVALMDEAMLALGQSAVEGEVRLGVPDDFAANSLTPYLADFADAHPGIRLEITSGLSHDVWRAFNAGELDLALIKQRAGSAKGLASWAEPLAWLDSRARPVLARNPVPLAVFPPNGLYRLEMTHALDAMGKPWRIAYVSSSLPGVSAAAEGGLGLTLLPRRLITAEHRELGEAEGFAPVAPVEVALHARNQLPGYARELAAALIEACEGIMSP; encoded by the coding sequence ATGCTCGATCCGGTGCTGTTACGCAGTTTTCTCACCGTGGTGCAGACCGGTGGTTTTACCCGCGCGGCGGCCAGCCTGCACCTGACGCAGTCCACCGTCAGCCAGCAGGTGCGCCGTCTGGAAGAGCAGCTCGGCGCCGAGCTGCTCGACCGTAGTGGTCGCTATGTGGTGACCACCACCGAGGGCGAACGCCTGCTCGGTTACGCCAACCGCATCGTCGCACTGATGGATGAAGCCATGCTGGCGCTGGGGCAGAGCGCGGTGGAGGGCGAGGTGCGCCTTGGCGTGCCGGACGATTTCGCCGCCAACAGCCTGACGCCCTATCTGGCCGATTTCGCCGACGCGCATCCGGGCATTCGCCTGGAGATCACCAGCGGCCTCAGTCATGACGTGTGGCGCGCGTTCAATGCCGGCGAACTGGACCTGGCGTTGATCAAGCAGCGTGCCGGCAGTGCCAAGGGCCTGGCCAGTTGGGCCGAACCGCTGGCCTGGTTGGATAGCCGCGCGCGCCCGGTGCTGGCGCGCAATCCGGTACCGCTGGCGGTGTTCCCGCCCAATGGGCTGTACCGCCTGGAGATGACTCACGCGCTGGACGCCATGGGCAAGCCCTGGCGCATCGCCTATGTCAGCAGCAGTTTGCCCGGCGTCAGCGCCGCTGCCGAAGGCGGGCTGGGTCTGACCCTGTTGCCGCGTCGCTTGATCACTGCCGAGCACCGTGAACTGGGTGAGGCCGAAGGCTTCGCCCCGGTGGCGCCGGTGGAGGTGGCCCTGCACGCGCGCAACCAGTTGCCCGGTTACGCGCGCGAATTGGCGGCGGCGTTGATCGAGGCCTGCGAAGGGATCATGAGCCCGTAG
- a CDS encoding HAD family hydrolase: MALAIFDLDETLIHGDCASLWTQEMVKIGWADGDSFIAHEQELMRQYAAGTLAMEDYMAFTLSPLVGRTPEEVARVVEPFVEDVIEPIFYSDASRTLAAHRAAGDRLLVISASAHFLVSAIAERFGIDEVLAIDLEQQHGFYTGRTQGVLTYREGKVTRLEAWLAEQGESLAGASFYSDSRNDLPLLQRVDKPFTVNPDPTLRAHAEQAGWPILSWR, from the coding sequence ATGGCCCTGGCGATTTTCGATCTTGACGAAACGCTGATTCACGGCGATTGCGCCAGCCTGTGGACGCAGGAAATGGTGAAAATCGGCTGGGCCGATGGCGACTCCTTCATCGCCCACGAACAGGAGCTGATGCGCCAGTACGCTGCCGGCACCCTGGCCATGGAGGACTACATGGCCTTCACCCTGTCGCCGCTGGTCGGTCGCACGCCCGAGGAGGTCGCCCGTGTGGTCGAGCCCTTCGTCGAGGACGTGATCGAGCCGATCTTCTACAGCGACGCCAGCCGCACCCTGGCTGCGCACCGCGCCGCTGGCGATCGCCTGCTGGTGATCTCCGCCTCGGCGCACTTTCTGGTCAGCGCCATTGCCGAACGCTTCGGCATCGATGAAGTGCTGGCCATCGATCTGGAACAGCAACACGGTTTCTACACCGGCCGCACCCAGGGCGTGCTGACCTATCGCGAAGGCAAGGTCACCCGCCTCGAAGCCTGGCTGGCTGAACAGGGCGAAAGCCTGGCCGGTGCCAGCTTCTACTCCGACTCGCGCAATGACTTGCCGCTGCTGCAACGGGTGGACAAGCCCTTCACCGTCAATCCCGACCCGACCCTGCGCGCCCACGCCGAACAGGCCGGCTGGCCGATACTCAGCTGGCGCTGA
- a CDS encoding ABC transporter ATP-binding protein translates to MSFLHIQNLHKSYGPTRIFTDINIEIGQGQFITLLGPSGCGKSTLLRCIAGLTAVDGGQILLGGEDLVPMPPQKRGIGMVFQSYALFPNMTVAQNVAFGLRMQKVPPAEASKRVAEALELVELNDYAGRYPHQLSGGQCQRVALARSLVTRPRLLLLDEPLSALDARIRKHLREQIRAIQRELGLTTIFVTHDQEEALVLSDRIVLMNGGNIVQSGDAETLYTAPADAFAAGFIGNYNLLDADAASRLLLRPVNSRVAIRPEAIQIAAQGIEGTIVSHSLLGNVIRYRVEARGVELLVDVLNRSAADLHAAGQRVSLNIDADAIREVA, encoded by the coding sequence ATGAGTTTTCTGCACATCCAGAACCTGCACAAAAGCTACGGCCCAACGCGGATCTTCACCGACATCAATATCGAGATCGGCCAGGGCCAGTTCATCACCCTGCTCGGCCCCTCCGGCTGTGGCAAGTCCACCCTGCTGCGCTGCATCGCCGGCCTGACTGCGGTCGATGGCGGGCAGATCCTGCTGGGTGGCGAGGATCTGGTCCCGATGCCGCCGCAGAAACGCGGTATCGGCATGGTGTTCCAGAGCTACGCGCTGTTCCCCAACATGACCGTGGCGCAGAACGTCGCCTTCGGCCTGCGCATGCAGAAGGTGCCGCCTGCCGAGGCCAGCAAGCGCGTCGCCGAGGCGCTGGAGCTGGTGGAGCTGAACGACTATGCCGGGCGCTATCCGCACCAGCTTTCCGGCGGCCAGTGCCAGCGCGTGGCCCTGGCCCGCTCGCTGGTCACACGCCCACGCCTGCTGCTGCTCGACGAACCGCTGTCGGCGCTGGATGCGCGCATCCGCAAACACCTGCGCGAGCAGATTCGTGCCATCCAGCGCGAGCTGGGCCTGACCACCATTTTCGTCACCCACGATCAGGAAGAGGCGCTGGTCTTGAGCGACCGCATCGTGCTGATGAACGGCGGTAACATCGTCCAGAGCGGCGATGCCGAAACCCTCTACACCGCACCGGCCGATGCCTTCGCCGCTGGCTTTATCGGCAACTACAACCTGCTCGACGCCGATGCTGCCAGCCGCCTGCTGCTGCGCCCGGTGAACAGCCGCGTGGCGATTCGCCCGGAAGCCATCCAAATCGCGGCTCAGGGGATCGAGGGCACCATTGTCAGTCACAGCCTGCTCGGCAACGTCATCCGCTACCGCGTCGAGGCCCGTGGCGTGGAGCTGCTGGTGGATGTACTCAACCGCTCGGCTGCAGACCTGCACGCGGCTGGCCAGCGCGTCAGCCTGAACATCGATGCCGACGCGATCCGGGAGGTGGCGTGA
- a CDS encoding ABC transporter permease yields the protein MSPAEKRSPLFHQLVVYLLFLILLLPLLGTLVYSLSTSWSATVLPSGFTFKWYVALWSDARFLAAFGRSLLVCFGALALSLLLILPLLFVVNYHFPKLDAVMNVLILLPFAIPPVVSSVGLMQLFAAGPLPILGTPWILIGCFFTIALPFMYRAISNNLQAINLRDLMDAAHLLGASTWRAAFMVVLPNLRKGLMVSVFLSFSFLFGEFVFANLLVGSRYETLQVYLYNMRNDSGHFTSALVISYFMFVLLMTWAANRLNKDKS from the coding sequence ATGTCGCCCGCTGAAAAACGCTCGCCGCTGTTCCACCAACTGGTGGTCTACCTGCTGTTTCTGATCCTGCTGCTTCCGCTGCTCGGCACCCTGGTGTATTCGCTGTCCACGAGTTGGTCGGCGACCGTCCTGCCCAGCGGCTTCACCTTCAAGTGGTACGTGGCGCTGTGGAGCGATGCGCGCTTTCTCGCCGCCTTCGGTCGCTCGCTGCTGGTGTGCTTTGGCGCCCTGGCGCTGTCCCTGCTGCTGATCCTGCCGCTGCTGTTCGTGGTCAACTACCACTTCCCCAAGCTCGACGCGGTGATGAACGTGCTGATTCTGCTGCCGTTCGCCATTCCGCCGGTGGTGTCTTCGGTGGGGCTGATGCAGCTGTTCGCCGCCGGCCCGCTGCCGATTCTCGGTACGCCATGGATTCTGATCGGCTGCTTCTTCACCATCGCCCTGCCCTTCATGTACCGCGCTATCAGCAACAACCTGCAGGCAATCAACCTGCGCGACCTGATGGACGCCGCCCACCTGCTCGGCGCCAGCACCTGGCGTGCGGCCTTTATGGTGGTGCTGCCGAACCTGCGCAAGGGGTTGATGGTGTCGGTGTTTCTGTCCTTCAGCTTCCTGTTCGGCGAATTCGTCTTCGCCAACCTGCTGGTGGGCAGCCGCTACGAGACGCTACAGGTGTACCTGTACAACATGCGCAACGACAGCGGCCATTTCACCAGCGCCCTGGTGATCTCCTATTTCATGTTCGTGCTGCTGATGACCTGGGCAGCCAACCGTCTGAACAAGGACAAATCATGA
- a CDS encoding ABC transporter permease, translated as MKSTISSKGWALLCLVPFALFFFAFQIAPLAWVASNSLNTTEGWGLGNFQQAFSSAFYRQAMRHSLEVAFWSSLFGIVIAIIGSYSLRQVSSRLRDFVMAFSNMTSNFSGVPLAFAFIILLGFNGALTILLKQMGVIEDFNLYSKTGLIVLYTYFQIPLGVLLLYPAFDALREDWRESAELLGASNWQFWRHIGLPVLTPALLGTFVILLANALGAYATVYALTTGNFNILPIRIAAMVSGDIFLDPNMASALAMVLVGLMTLITIVHQWLLRRSYHVAR; from the coding sequence ATGAAGTCCACCATTTCCAGCAAGGGCTGGGCATTGCTGTGCCTGGTACCCTTCGCCCTGTTCTTCTTCGCCTTCCAGATCGCACCGCTGGCCTGGGTGGCGAGCAACAGCCTGAACACCACCGAAGGCTGGGGGCTGGGCAATTTCCAGCAGGCGTTTTCCTCGGCGTTCTATCGTCAGGCCATGCGCCACAGCCTGGAGGTGGCCTTCTGGTCGAGCCTGTTCGGCATCGTCATCGCCATCATCGGCAGCTATTCGCTGCGCCAGGTCAGCAGCCGCCTGCGTGATTTCGTCATGGCCTTTTCCAACATGACCAGCAACTTCTCCGGCGTGCCGCTGGCCTTCGCCTTCATCATCCTGCTCGGTTTCAACGGCGCGCTGACCATCCTGCTCAAGCAGATGGGCGTGATCGAGGACTTCAACCTCTACTCCAAGACCGGCCTGATCGTGCTCTACACCTACTTCCAGATTCCCCTGGGGGTGCTGCTGCTCTATCCGGCCTTCGACGCCCTGCGTGAAGACTGGCGCGAATCGGCCGAGCTATTGGGCGCGAGCAACTGGCAGTTCTGGCGGCATATCGGCCTGCCGGTACTGACCCCGGCGCTGCTCGGCACCTTCGTCATCCTCCTGGCCAACGCCCTGGGCGCCTATGCCACGGTGTATGCGCTGACCACCGGCAACTTCAACATCCTGCCGATCCGTATCGCGGCGATGGTCTCCGGCGACATCTTCCTCGACCCGAACATGGCCAGCGCCCTGGCCATGGTGCTGGTCGGCCTGATGACCCTTATCACCATCGTCCACCAATGGCTGCTGCGCCGGAGCTACCATGTCGCCCGCTGA
- a CDS encoding alkaline phosphatase family protein has product MKHNVILVVLDGLSYQVAQHALGHLLAYCQAGRAALYKLDCALPALSRPLYECILTGVAPIDSGIVNNDVVRLSNQRSVFHYARDAGLSTAAAAYHWVSELYNRAPFQAARDRHTSDESLPIQQGHFYYADHYPDSHLFADADSLRQRHSPNLLLVHPMNIDDAGHKHGLDSSQYRNAARMADVLLAEYIQTWLDAGYQILVTADHGMNNDRSHNGVLPEEREVPLIVLGSAFSLDPAARPQQTELCGTLCQLLGVAHDKPWCRELLA; this is encoded by the coding sequence ATGAAACACAACGTCATCCTGGTGGTACTGGATGGCCTGAGCTATCAGGTGGCCCAGCATGCGCTGGGGCACCTGTTGGCTTACTGCCAGGCCGGGCGTGCCGCACTATATAAGCTCGATTGCGCATTGCCGGCACTGTCCCGTCCGCTCTACGAATGCATCCTCACCGGCGTGGCGCCCATCGACAGCGGCATCGTCAACAACGATGTGGTGCGTCTGTCGAATCAGCGCAGCGTCTTTCACTACGCCCGTGATGCCGGTCTGAGCACTGCCGCTGCGGCTTATCACTGGGTCAGCGAGCTGTACAACCGCGCGCCCTTCCAGGCTGCGCGCGACCGTCACACCAGCGATGAATCGCTGCCGATTCAGCAGGGCCACTTCTATTACGCCGACCATTACCCGGATTCGCACCTGTTCGCCGATGCCGACAGCCTGCGTCAGCGCCATAGCCCCAACCTGCTGCTGGTACACCCGATGAACATCGACGACGCCGGCCACAAGCACGGCCTCGACAGCTCGCAGTACCGCAATGCCGCGCGCATGGCCGACGTGCTGCTGGCCGAATACATCCAGACCTGGCTCGACGCCGGTTACCAGATTCTGGTGACCGCCGACCACGGCATGAACAACGACCGTAGCCATAACGGCGTGCTGCCGGAAGAGCGCGAAGTGCCGCTGATCGTCCTCGGCAGCGCGTTCAGCCTCGACCCAGCGGCCCGCCCGCAACAGACCGAACTGTGCGGCACCCTCTGTCAGTTGCTCGGCGTGGCTCACGACAAACCCTGGTGCAGGGAGCTGCTTGCATGA
- a CDS encoding ABC transporter substrate-binding protein, protein MKQLLLASLMGSAIALATSAMAEGTDLQALEQTARAEGAVNSVGMPDSWANWKDTWADLTRLYGLKHQDTDMSSAQEIAKFAAEKENATADIGDVGAAFGPIAVQQGVTQPYKPSTWAQIPDWAKDEDGHWMLAYTGSIAFIVNKQLVKDIPRSWADLKTGTYKVSAGDVSTAAQAVNGVLAAAIAMGGNESNIQPALDFYGELAKQRRLSLANPTIQTLEKGEVEVGIVWDFNGLSYRDQIDPERFEVLIPSDGSVISGYSTIINKWAKNPNAAKLTREYILSDAGQINLAKGNARPIRAEHIDMPPEVQAKLLPQEQYANVQPIKDAAAWENTSKMLPRLWQEHVIINMN, encoded by the coding sequence ATGAAACAACTGCTGCTGGCTTCACTGATGGGCTCGGCCATCGCCCTGGCGACCTCTGCCATGGCCGAAGGCACCGACTTGCAGGCGCTGGAACAGACCGCACGCGCCGAAGGCGCGGTGAATAGCGTGGGGATGCCCGACAGCTGGGCCAACTGGAAAGACACCTGGGCCGACCTGACCAGGCTCTATGGCCTCAAGCACCAGGACACCGACATGAGCTCGGCGCAGGAAATCGCCAAGTTCGCCGCCGAGAAGGAAAACGCCACTGCCGATATTGGTGACGTCGGCGCCGCCTTCGGCCCCATCGCCGTACAACAAGGTGTGACTCAGCCTTACAAACCGAGCACCTGGGCGCAGATTCCGGATTGGGCCAAGGATGAAGATGGCCACTGGATGCTGGCCTATACCGGCTCCATCGCCTTCATCGTCAACAAGCAGCTGGTCAAGGATATTCCGCGTTCCTGGGCTGACCTCAAGACCGGCACCTACAAGGTCTCTGCCGGGGACGTGAGCACCGCCGCGCAAGCCGTGAACGGCGTACTGGCCGCAGCCATCGCCATGGGTGGCAACGAGAGCAATATCCAGCCGGCGCTGGACTTCTACGGCGAACTGGCCAAGCAGCGCCGCCTGTCGCTGGCCAACCCGACCATCCAGACCCTGGAAAAGGGTGAAGTGGAAGTGGGTATCGTCTGGGACTTCAACGGCCTGAGCTACCGCGACCAGATCGACCCCGAGCGCTTCGAGGTGCTGATCCCGTCCGACGGTTCGGTGATCTCCGGCTACAGCACCATCATCAACAAGTGGGCGAAGAACCCCAATGCCGCCAAGCTGACCCGCGAGTACATCCTGAGCGATGCCGGGCAGATCAACCTGGCCAAGGGCAATGCCCGCCCGATCCGCGCCGAACATATCGACATGCCGCCTGAAGTGCAGGCCAAGCTGCTGCCGCAGGAGCAGTACGCCAATGTTCAGCCGATCAAGGATGCTGCTGCCTGGGAGAATACCTCCAAGATGCTGCCGCGCCTGTGGCAGGAGCACGTGATCATCAATATGAATTGA
- a CDS encoding UTRA domain-containing protein, translating to MREAAPRAVTLICSALQEQIDRGLLPAGSKLPAERKLSELFDTTRITLREALGQLEAQGLIYREERRGWFVSPQRVVYNPLVRTHFHAMVAEQGRVPATEVLSARLLPASAHICQVLELPALSSVYQVCRARRIDGRLVLYVEHYLNPAYFPGILEFNLTRSLTDLYASEYAIRYGRVRFEMVPTALHAEAAACLKVAAGSPALRITRVNRDQHGRIIDCDLEFWRHDAIHVSVEVPE from the coding sequence ATGCGCGAAGCAGCGCCGCGGGCCGTCACCCTCATCTGTAGCGCCTTGCAGGAGCAGATCGACCGTGGTTTGTTGCCTGCCGGCAGCAAGTTGCCGGCCGAGCGCAAACTCAGTGAGTTGTTCGATACCACGCGCATCACCCTGCGCGAGGCGCTGGGCCAACTGGAGGCGCAGGGGCTGATCTATCGCGAGGAGCGTCGGGGCTGGTTCGTTTCGCCGCAGCGGGTGGTCTACAACCCGCTGGTGCGTACTCACTTTCATGCCATGGTTGCCGAGCAGGGGCGTGTGCCGGCGACCGAGGTGCTGAGTGCGCGCCTGCTGCCGGCCAGTGCGCATATCTGTCAGGTGCTGGAGCTGCCGGCACTGTCGAGCGTCTATCAGGTGTGCCGTGCGCGGCGTATCGACGGGCGTTTGGTGCTGTATGTCGAGCACTACCTCAACCCGGCCTACTTTCCCGGCATTCTCGAGTTCAACCTGACGCGCTCGCTGACCGACCTGTATGCCAGTGAATACGCTATTCGTTATGGTCGGGTGCGCTTCGAGATGGTGCCCACCGCGTTGCACGCCGAGGCCGCGGCCTGCCTCAAGGTGGCGGCGGGCAGCCCGGCGCTGCGCATCACCCGGGTCAATCGTGACCAGCATGGGCGCATCATCGACTGTGATCTGGAGTTCTGGCGCCACGACGCCATTCACGTCAGCGTCGAGGTGCCGGAGTAG
- a CDS encoding tetratricopeptide repeat protein: MPSPFNLRHATTALLALALLAGCAGREPDTAAPDTQTQVEQPVTQSEQEQLRQQAQRGDLDSQFQLGSSYFVGQPEKNLRQAEYWWKQAADKGHAMAAVSLAYLYTGRDAPELANQQNMLKYLNQSAAAGNPMAQHVLGNLYRRGEGGVPRDPDQAKRLYQSACQQNYEPSCLALGRQ; encoded by the coding sequence ATGCCCAGCCCATTCAACCTGCGTCATGCCACCACTGCCCTGCTCGCCCTGGCGTTGCTGGCAGGCTGTGCCGGGCGTGAACCCGATACCGCCGCGCCGGACACACAAACACAGGTCGAACAACCCGTCACCCAGAGCGAACAGGAGCAACTGCGCCAGCAGGCGCAACGCGGCGATCTGGACAGCCAGTTCCAGCTGGGTAGCAGTTATTTCGTCGGCCAGCCGGAAAAGAACCTCAGGCAGGCCGAGTACTGGTGGAAGCAGGCTGCCGACAAGGGTCACGCCATGGCGGCCGTCAGCCTGGCCTACCTCTACACCGGCCGTGATGCGCCGGAACTGGCCAACCAGCAGAACATGCTCAAGTACCTCAACCAGTCTGCCGCTGCCGGCAACCCGATGGCCCAGCATGTGCTGGGTAACCTCTACCGTCGCGGCGAAGGCGGCGTACCACGCGACCCCGACCAGGCCAAACGCCTGTACCAGAGTGCCTGCCAGCAGAACTACGAGCCGTCCTGCCTGGCACTGGGTCGCCAATAA
- a CDS encoding M14 family metallopeptidase, with amino-acid sequence MKISADFDSGNIQVIDASDPQRVLLAMRPDLNSHHFQWFHFQVDELQPGQRYGFCLSNAGQSAYNRAWDGYQAVASYDQRDWFRVPTRFEDGQLHFQLQAEQASVRFAYFEPYPRARHERLIATALERGAELVASGRSLEGRDIQLLRIGGQPGAARKLWIIAQQHPGEHMAEWFMEGLIERLQNPQDAEMTALLKHAEFYLVPNMNPDGAYRGHLRTNHAGQDLNRAWQSASSERSPEVLFVLQHMQRIGVDLFLDIHGDEEIPHVFTAGCEGNPGYSPRLAALEEDFRRCLVGIGAEFQTRFGYPRDEPGQANMTLACNAVGEAFDCLSFTIEMPFKDHDDNPQPRTGWNGARSQKLGQDVLSVLAQMVATLR; translated from the coding sequence ATGAAGATCAGTGCGGATTTCGACAGTGGCAACATCCAGGTCATCGATGCCAGTGACCCGCAGCGCGTGCTGCTGGCCATGCGCCCGGACCTCAACAGCCATCATTTCCAGTGGTTTCACTTTCAGGTCGATGAGCTGCAGCCTGGCCAGCGTTATGGCTTCTGTCTGAGCAATGCCGGGCAGTCGGCCTACAACCGCGCCTGGGACGGTTACCAGGCCGTGGCCAGTTACGATCAGCGGGACTGGTTTCGCGTGCCGACCCGTTTCGAGGACGGTCAGTTGCATTTCCAGTTGCAGGCCGAGCAGGCGAGCGTGCGCTTCGCCTATTTCGAGCCCTACCCGCGAGCGCGCCATGAACGCCTGATCGCCACGGCGCTGGAGCGCGGCGCCGAGCTGGTGGCCAGCGGCAGAAGCCTGGAGGGCCGCGATATCCAGCTCCTGCGCATTGGTGGCCAGCCCGGCGCTGCACGCAAACTGTGGATCATCGCCCAGCAGCATCCCGGCGAACACATGGCCGAATGGTTCATGGAGGGGCTGATCGAACGTCTGCAGAATCCGCAGGATGCCGAGATGACCGCGTTATTGAAGCACGCCGAGTTCTATCTGGTGCCGAACATGAACCCGGACGGTGCCTATCGCGGCCACCTGCGCACCAATCATGCCGGGCAGGACCTCAATCGTGCCTGGCAGTCGGCCAGCTCCGAGCGCAGCCCGGAAGTGCTGTTCGTGCTGCAACACATGCAGCGCATCGGCGTTGACCTGTTCCTCGATATCCACGGTGACGAGGAAATTCCCCATGTGTTCACTGCCGGCTGCGAGGGCAACCCCGGGTACAGCCCGCGACTGGCAGCGTTGGAAGAGGACTTTCGCCGCTGCCTGGTCGGTATCGGCGCGGAGTTCCAGACCCGCTTCGGCTACCCGCGTGACGAGCCCGGCCAGGCCAATATGACCCTGGCTTGCAACGCTGTGGGTGAGGCCTTCGACTGCCTGTCGTTCACCATCGAAATGCCGTTCAAGGATCACGACGACAACCCGCAGCCACGTACGGGCTGGAACGGTGCGCGTTCACAGAAGCTGGGACAGGATGTGTTGAGCGTGCTGGCGCAGATGGTCGCGACCCTGAGGTAG
- a CDS encoding OprD family porin gives MTARNIVPLALLGSTALALVMPTATHAAGFVEDAKVTLGLRNYYFNRNYLNGTDPMIGPANNRERQGQAEGWTQNFILDARSGFTEGTVGFGLDVLGLYSLKLDGNRGAANTQLMPIHNDGQAADQFGRTAVAAKAKLSKTELKVGEWFAVLPILRADDGRSLPQTFQGAQLTSNEIDGLTLYGGQFWKNSQRNDASREEMSFGGVEGDDFNFGGGEYRFNGNNTMVGVWHARLEDVYQQSYVQLTHSQAVGDWVLGANLGYVTGKEEGAAKAGNLDNKVYQGALTAKTGNNSFMVAYQKLSGDTKFMRIDGASGGTLVNDGFTNSYDNPEERSWQIRHDYNFAGLGIPGLTLMNRYVSGSNIDVYTNGVKTRENAEEWGRESELAYTIQEGTLKNLSIRWRNSDVRRDAGQDLHENRLIINYPLSLL, from the coding sequence ATGACCGCACGCAACATCGTTCCATTGGCCCTGCTCGGCAGCACGGCTCTGGCCCTGGTTATGCCAACAGCCACGCACGCCGCCGGCTTCGTCGAAGACGCCAAGGTCACCCTCGGCCTGCGCAACTACTACTTCAACCGTAACTACCTCAATGGCACCGACCCGATGATCGGCCCGGCAAACAATCGTGAGCGCCAGGGCCAGGCCGAAGGCTGGACGCAGAACTTCATTCTCGATGCACGCTCCGGCTTCACCGAAGGCACCGTCGGCTTTGGCCTCGATGTGCTCGGCCTGTACAGCCTCAAGCTGGACGGCAACCGCGGCGCCGCCAATACCCAACTGATGCCGATCCACAATGACGGCCAGGCGGCTGATCAGTTCGGCCGCACCGCCGTAGCCGCCAAAGCCAAGCTCTCCAAGACCGAACTAAAGGTCGGCGAGTGGTTCGCCGTGCTGCCGATCCTGCGGGCCGACGATGGCCGTTCGCTGCCGCAAACCTTCCAGGGTGCCCAGCTGACCTCCAACGAGATCGACGGTCTGACCCTGTACGGTGGCCAGTTCTGGAAGAACAGCCAGCGCAACGATGCCAGCCGTGAGGAGATGTCTTTCGGTGGTGTAGAGGGTGATGACTTCAACTTCGGCGGTGGTGAATACCGCTTCAACGGCAACAACACCATGGTCGGCGTCTGGCACGCACGCCTGGAAGACGTCTATCAGCAGAGCTACGTGCAACTGACCCACAGCCAAGCGGTCGGTGACTGGGTACTGGGCGCCAACCTCGGCTACGTCACCGGCAAGGAAGAAGGTGCGGCCAAGGCCGGCAACCTGGACAACAAGGTCTATCAAGGCGCGCTCACGGCCAAGACCGGCAACAACAGCTTCATGGTTGCCTACCAAAAGCTCAGCGGCGACACCAAGTTCATGCGTATCGACGGCGCCAGCGGCGGCACCCTGGTCAACGACGGTTTCACCAACAGCTATGACAACCCGGAAGAGCGCTCCTGGCAGATCCGCCATGACTACAACTTCGCCGGCCTCGGCATTCCGGGCCTGACCCTGATGAACCGTTACGTCAGCGGTAGCAACATCGACGTCTACACCAATGGCGTGAAAACCCGCGAGAACGCCGAGGAATGGGGCCGCGAATCCGAGCTGGCCTACACCATCCAGGAAGGCACGCTGAAGAACCTGAGCATCCGCTGGCGCAACTCCGATGTGCGTCGCGACGCGGGCCAGGATCTGCACGAGAACCGCCTGATCATCAACTACCCGCTGTCGCTTCTGTAA